A DNA window from Legionella sp. MW5194 contains the following coding sequences:
- a CDS encoding S9 family peptidase produces MANLKRGAIKIQGFTDPEMDFQLLRQLGAAAYGAASVGECFAAVNDIHDNEPQDWVQVFTRQANHQLQDGLARLAKQHKVSAYGQLIKACNSFRAAEYYSPVMMADHKQLGLKARSSFQQAMKCVDYHFESLMLELDGETLPAYVFFPKKGKRNHKTLIIVSGFDGTLEEEFLMRGIAGLERGYNIVVFAGPGQMDTWRVNKTSCFKPDYERAIQVLMDRLIIIKEVNPEKMALCGVSFGGYFATRAACYEHRLSALIANSPIIDLYAYMAAFAGIDPLRDISEADDFGVKDLPDIPEEIMPRQVKFQCEMLMQRYGRETFRKTFEYIAQFKVDEQTLKQIQCPALALIGSGEGEEPQRQSQAFIKQVQGSEYCFDDQSGASTHCQVGNTMFANAVMYDWLDETLT; encoded by the coding sequence ATGGCAAATCTTAAGCGGGGGGCTATCAAAATACAGGGGTTTACCGACCCTGAAATGGATTTCCAGTTATTGCGCCAGTTGGGTGCAGCAGCCTATGGCGCTGCCTCCGTTGGTGAATGTTTTGCTGCAGTCAACGACATCCATGACAATGAACCCCAAGACTGGGTTCAGGTGTTTACCCGTCAGGCCAATCACCAGTTGCAGGATGGGCTTGCCCGTTTGGCCAAACAGCATAAAGTCAGCGCGTATGGTCAATTAATCAAGGCATGCAATTCCTTCAGGGCTGCCGAATATTACAGTCCGGTTATGATGGCGGATCATAAGCAATTAGGCTTAAAGGCCCGCTCCAGTTTCCAACAGGCGATGAAATGCGTGGATTACCATTTTGAATCCCTGATGTTGGAATTGGACGGTGAAACTCTGCCAGCTTATGTCTTCTTTCCCAAAAAGGGAAAGCGCAACCACAAGACACTCATCATCGTCAGTGGTTTTGACGGCACTCTGGAAGAAGAATTTTTAATGCGCGGCATCGCAGGACTCGAACGCGGTTATAATATTGTGGTATTTGCCGGCCCAGGGCAAATGGATACCTGGCGTGTGAATAAAACATCCTGCTTCAAACCTGATTATGAACGCGCTATCCAGGTGTTGATGGACAGACTTATTATTATTAAAGAAGTCAACCCGGAAAAAATGGCCCTCTGCGGCGTAAGCTTTGGCGGCTATTTTGCCACTCGCGCGGCATGTTATGAACATCGCCTCAGCGCATTGATAGCCAATTCACCCATCATCGATCTTTATGCTTACATGGCAGCATTTGCAGGCATTGACCCGCTTCGTGACATATCCGAGGCCGATGACTTTGGAGTTAAGGATTTGCCGGATATTCCCGAGGAGATCATGCCTCGTCAGGTTAAGTTCCAATGTGAAATGCTGATGCAGCGATACGGCAGAGAAACTTTTCGCAAAACGTTTGAATACATCGCACAATTTAAAGTGGATGAGCAGACGCTAAAACAGATCCAATGCCCGGCCTTAGCCCTGATTGGCAGCGGTGAGGGGGAGGAGCCGCAAAGGCAAAGCCAGGCCTTTATCAAACAGGTTCAGGGCAGCGAGTATTGCTTTGATGATCAGAGCGGTGCAAGTACGCATTGCCAGGTTGGAAACACAATGTTTGCCAATGCCGTCATGTACGATTGGCTGGATGAAACACTGACCTAA
- a CDS encoding DUF3421 domain-containing protein: protein MRLFYALLFACSLTPLWATPYPSNNVHQHPSQDQALARSLRIGTDTDGKPLFLCLGRLFNSTQPGKTWAGYGRCNVPYGGKEYIVNDYQVPPANAFGNVFWQNAGGQPLAIGRDTNGNPLFLCQAYFKGSKQPGKTWPGYNHCNISYAGHEIITDNYRILGSDSGQANFHQHASQNAQQQQCITGPFGNKACGFNCIKSTNNVACATSMDQQCVSDNFGRIACGYGCVQSPLKVACARKRSENCVINSFNEIRCGRNCRMDNFNRIQCD, encoded by the coding sequence ATGAGACTATTTTATGCCCTTTTATTTGCTTGCAGTTTAACCCCTCTCTGGGCAACACCTTACCCTTCTAACAATGTGCACCAACACCCCAGTCAGGATCAAGCGTTGGCGAGATCCTTGAGAATTGGCACGGACACGGATGGCAAACCGCTGTTTCTCTGCCTGGGACGCCTGTTTAACAGTACCCAACCGGGTAAAACCTGGGCAGGGTATGGGCGCTGCAATGTGCCGTATGGCGGTAAGGAATACATCGTCAATGATTACCAGGTTCCGCCAGCCAATGCCTTTGGCAATGTGTTCTGGCAGAATGCAGGGGGGCAGCCGCTTGCCATTGGCCGCGACACCAACGGCAATCCTTTATTTTTATGTCAGGCTTATTTTAAAGGCAGTAAACAACCCGGCAAAACCTGGCCTGGTTACAACCACTGCAATATTTCTTATGCGGGACACGAAATCATTACTGACAATTACCGGATTCTGGGCTCGGATAGCGGACAGGCCAATTTTCACCAGCACGCCAGTCAAAACGCACAGCAACAACAGTGTATTACCGGGCCTTTCGGTAATAAAGCCTGTGGTTTTAACTGCATTAAATCCACGAATAATGTCGCCTGCGCCACCTCGATGGATCAACAATGTGTCAGTGATAACTTCGGGCGTATTGCCTGTGGGTATGGGTGCGTGCAGTCACCGTTGAAAGTTGCCTGTGCCCGGAAGCGCTCTGAAAATTGCGTCATCAATTCCTTTAACGAGATTCGCTGCGGCAGAAATTGCAGAATGGATAATTTTAACAGGATCCAGTGCGATTAA
- the pdxA gene encoding 4-hydroxythreonine-4-phosphate dehydrogenase PdxA, whose protein sequence is MKPLLVSSGEPAGIGPDLCLSLAGLELPLVVIGDKQLLMQRAKALGFEVEIQDYNPQSPLCAQPGQLTVFSLPCPSPVVAGQLDVRNAPYVLDLLTKSANACLTGEFSALVTAPVHKAIINQAGIPFTGHTEFFADYCSVNQVVMMLACDAMKVALVTTHLPLSEVPQAITQDLIIGVARQVHQSLQRDFGIREPRIAVAGLNPHAGEGGYLGREEIDVIEPALTSLRQQGIDVSGPYPADTLFATQKATQCDVYLTMYHDQGLPVLKYAGFNHAVNITLGLPFIRTSVDHGTALELAGTGHADTGSLFAAVRNALTMVQARATHDLN, encoded by the coding sequence ATGAAGCCGCTGCTAGTCAGCAGCGGTGAACCGGCTGGCATAGGACCTGATTTGTGCCTTTCGCTGGCCGGACTTGAGTTACCCCTTGTGGTAATCGGTGATAAACAGCTTTTAATGCAGCGCGCCAAGGCGCTTGGTTTCGAAGTTGAAATCCAGGATTATAACCCTCAAAGCCCTCTCTGTGCCCAACCCGGGCAACTCACGGTGTTCTCACTGCCCTGTCCTTCTCCCGTGGTAGCAGGGCAGCTTGATGTACGCAATGCGCCGTACGTGCTGGACCTTTTGACGAAGAGTGCCAACGCTTGCCTTACGGGTGAATTTTCGGCTCTGGTGACAGCCCCGGTTCACAAAGCCATCATAAATCAGGCCGGTATTCCCTTTACTGGCCACACTGAATTTTTTGCTGATTATTGCAGCGTCAACCAGGTTGTTATGATGCTGGCCTGTGACGCCATGAAGGTTGCTCTGGTGACGACCCATCTGCCGTTAAGTGAGGTGCCGCAGGCAATAACCCAGGATTTGATCATTGGCGTGGCGAGACAGGTTCATCAGTCCCTGCAAAGGGATTTTGGTATCCGGGAACCGCGGATTGCTGTTGCCGGACTAAATCCTCACGCTGGCGAGGGTGGGTATCTGGGGCGAGAGGAGATTGATGTTATCGAACCTGCGCTGACTTCATTACGCCAACAGGGGATTGACGTGAGCGGGCCTTACCCGGCGGATACCCTGTTTGCAACACAAAAGGCTACCCAATGCGATGTGTACCTGACCATGTACCATGATCAGGGTTTGCCCGTGCTTAAGTATGCTGGTTTTAATCATGCGGTGAATATTACCTTGGGTTTGCCCTTCATTCGTACGTCGGTGGATCACGGCACGGCGTTGGAATTGGCAGGAACAGGACACGCCGACACAGGAAGCCTGTTCGCTGCAGTGCGTAACGCGTTGACCATGGTTCAAGCGAGGGCTACTCATGACCTTAATTAG
- a CDS encoding dihydrofolate reductase: MTLISLIAAVDENRGLGKNNQLLCHLPADLAHFKKITMGKPIIMGRKTFASIGRPLPGRLNIVLSRTESMIPGVVTVSSLPKALEQVSEFPEAMIIGGADLFEQALPLASRLYLTVIHHLFDADVFFPLWNANEWCCLETLSRQADDKNPYDVTFYSYERR, from the coding sequence ATGACCTTAATTAGCCTCATTGCTGCGGTGGACGAAAATCGCGGCCTGGGTAAAAACAACCAGCTGCTCTGCCATCTTCCCGCTGATTTGGCCCATTTTAAAAAAATCACCATGGGCAAACCGATTATTATGGGCAGGAAAACGTTTGCCTCAATTGGCCGGCCATTGCCGGGCCGTTTGAATATCGTTCTCAGTCGGACTGAGTCCATGATTCCTGGCGTGGTTACGGTTTCATCCTTACCCAAGGCGCTTGAACAGGTTTCGGAGTTTCCTGAAGCCATGATTATTGGAGGGGCGGATCTCTTTGAACAGGCCTTGCCGTTGGCTTCCCGCCTTTATCTGACGGTCATCCATCACCTTTTTGATGCGGATGTCTTTTTTCCGTTATGGAATGCGAACGAGTGGTGCTGTCTGGAGACGCTGTCCAGACAGGCGGATGACAAGAATCCCTATGATGTTACATTCTATTCTTATGAACGCCGTTAA
- a CDS encoding peptidylprolyl isomerase, whose translation MLKRIVSLALLLPTLALAQPLDSVVAIVNDGVITSSELNTQVDALRQQMQARKMQMPPEKTLRKQVLQHLIDVDLQLQLAKQNDMTVDSTELNEAINKIAANNHLTLTQLREELTRQGISWQSYRENIRKEILISRVQQKAVGKDVSAISNEQVEDYLKTAQFQDKTQFTYHLQNIVIPLPEEPTTEQLNKARQKAQELLVKIKKGEDFNRLAIAESSGEFALEGGDLGMRHLAELPEVFAKQVVNMKTGQIAGPIRTGNGFQLIRLIAIGGAEQKHEVVKTHVRHILLKQDASMTAAEAEKQANNLYQQLKSGKDFAHMAKQYSLDAASAVKGGDLGWVNSGELVMEFEKAMDALPINTISKPVKSVFGWHIIQVLGRKKVDDTETFKRQQVRAFLQQRKFTEAVQNWQQHLRADAYVKILDKDLA comes from the coding sequence ATGTTAAAGCGGATTGTCTCTTTGGCCCTGTTACTGCCAACCCTTGCCTTAGCTCAGCCTTTAGATAGCGTGGTGGCTATTGTCAACGATGGTGTCATTACCTCAAGTGAACTCAATACTCAGGTGGACGCGCTGCGGCAGCAAATGCAAGCCAGAAAAATGCAGATGCCTCCTGAAAAAACCTTACGCAAACAGGTATTACAGCACTTGATTGATGTGGATTTGCAATTGCAGCTGGCCAAACAGAACGACATGACAGTTGACAGCACGGAGCTGAATGAGGCCATCAACAAGATTGCGGCCAATAACCACCTGACGCTCACCCAGTTGCGTGAAGAATTAACCCGTCAGGGGATTAGCTGGCAGAGTTATCGTGAAAACATTCGCAAGGAGATTTTAATCAGCCGTGTGCAACAGAAAGCGGTGGGCAAGGACGTCTCGGCTATCAGCAATGAGCAGGTTGAAGATTATCTTAAAACGGCGCAATTTCAGGATAAAACCCAATTTACCTATCACTTGCAGAATATTGTCATCCCGTTGCCGGAAGAGCCTACGACCGAACAATTAAACAAAGCCCGCCAAAAGGCGCAGGAATTGTTGGTCAAAATCAAAAAAGGGGAGGACTTCAACCGGTTGGCGATTGCCGAATCAAGTGGTGAGTTTGCCTTGGAAGGTGGCGATTTGGGCATGCGTCATTTGGCGGAATTACCCGAAGTGTTTGCCAAACAGGTGGTGAACATGAAAACCGGCCAGATTGCCGGCCCCATTCGTACGGGGAACGGTTTCCAGCTGATTCGGCTGATTGCCATTGGCGGGGCAGAGCAGAAGCATGAAGTCGTAAAGACCCATGTGCGCCATATCCTGCTGAAACAGGATGCCAGCATGACCGCGGCTGAAGCGGAAAAACAGGCTAACAATTTATACCAGCAATTGAAATCGGGTAAGGATTTTGCCCACATGGCCAAGCAATATTCGCTGGATGCCGCGAGTGCAGTAAAGGGCGGCGATTTGGGTTGGGTTAATTCCGGGGAACTGGTAATGGAGTTTGAAAAAGCCATGGATGCCCTGCCCATTAACACCATTAGCAAGCCGGTGAAATCGGTCTTTGGCTGGCACATCATTCAGGTTCTTGGGCGTAAAAAGGTCGATGACACCGAAACATTCAAACGACAACAGGTCCGTGCCTTTCTGCAGCAACGTAAATTTACCGAGGCGGTGCAAAATTGGCAGCAGCATTTAAGAGCAGATGCTTATGTTAAGATTCTGGATAAGGATTTAGCATGA